From a single Salvia splendens isolate huo1 unplaced genomic scaffold, SspV2 ctg472, whole genome shotgun sequence genomic region:
- the LOC121790309 gene encoding auxin response factor 8-like, with translation MMKLSACLNQQSPEGGEKSCLNSELWHACAGPLVSLPSVGSHVVYFPQGHSEQVAVSTNKEADAQMPNYQSLPAQLICQLHNVTMHADIETDEVYAQMT, from the exons ATGATGAAACTGTCTGCTTGCTTGAATCAACAGTCTCCTGAAG GAGGAGAGAAGAGCTGCCTAAATTCTGAACTTTGGCATGCCTGTGCCGGCCCTCTCGTTTCTCTCCCATCTGTCGGAAGCCATGTGGTGTATTTTCCTCAGGGACACAGTGAGCAG GTTGCTGTATCCACGAACAAGGAAGCCGATGCTCAGATGCCTAATTACCAGAGCTTACCTGCTCAGCTCATTTGCCAGCTTCATAACGTGACCATGCAC GCTGACATAGAGACGGACGAGGTGTATGCTCAAATGACC